One segment of Castanea sativa cultivar Marrone di Chiusa Pesio chromosome 3, ASM4071231v1 DNA contains the following:
- the LOC142629395 gene encoding putative xyloglucan 6-xylosyltransferase 3 produces MGQDPFTALKRSSTVAAATPLPTTATRGRSSALAAAAPRGRQIKKTFNNVKLTLLCGFITILVLRGTIGIGNLTGSSDGDLDAQKIAEETKRIVDEIRSDDELVDPNDPPEPEVNPNVTYTLGPRIANWDLERKQWLSKNPEFPNHVNGKARVLLVTGSPPKPCDNPIGDHYLLKAIKNKIDYCRLHGIEIVYNLAHLDKELAGYWAKLPLIRRLMLSHPEVEWIWWMDSDALFTDMVFELPLKKYVNHNLVIHGYPDLLFDQKSWIALNTGSFLFRNCQWSLDLLDAWAPMGPKGAVRDEAGKVLTANLKGRPAFEADDQSALIYLLISRKDEWMDKVFVENSYYLHGYWAGLVDRYEEMMEKYHPGLGDERWPFVTHFVGCKPCGSYGDYAVERCLSSMERAYNFADNQVLKLYGFRHRGLLSPKIKRIRNETTTPLEIVDQFDIRRSTNGHS; encoded by the coding sequence atggGCCAGGACCCATTCACCGCCTTAAAACGCTCCTCCACGGTGGCGGCGGCGACTCCGTTACCCACCACCGCTACCAGAGGCCGTTCGTCGGCGTTGGCGGCGGCGGCGCCACGTGGCAGGCAGATAAAGAAAACGTTCAACAATGTGAAACTCACTCTTCTCTGTGGCTTCATCACCATTCTCGTCCTACGTGGCACGATCGGAATCGGAAACCTCACCGGAAGCTCCGACGGCGACCTCGACGCCCAGAAGATCGCCGAGGAGACGAAGCGGATCGTCGACGAGATCCGGTCCGACGACGAGCTGGTCGACCCGAACGACCCGCCCGAACCGGAGGTCAACCCGAACGTCACGTACACGCTCGGACCCAGAATTGCGAACTGGGATTTGGAGAGAAAACAGTGGCTTTCGAAGAACCCCGAGTTCCCAAACCATGTGAATGGGAAAGCTAGGGTTTTGTTGGTAACTGGGTCTCCACCAAAACCTTGTGATAACCCAATTGGGGATCATTATCTTTTGAAGGCTATTAAGAACAAGATTGATTATTGTAGGCTTCATGGGATTGAAATTGTGTACAATTTGGCTCATTTGGATAAGGAGCTAGCTGGGTATTGGGCAAAATTGCCATTGATTAGGAGGTTGATGTTGTCTCACCCTGAAGTTGAGTGGATTTGGTGGATGGATAGTGATGCATTGTTCACAGATATGGTGTTTGAGCTTCCATTGAAGAAGTATGTGAATCATAACTTGGTGATTCATGGGTACCCGGATTTGTTATTCGATCAGAAGTCTTGGATTGCTTTGAATACTGGGAGTTTTTTGTTTAGGAATTGTCAGTGGTCTTTGGATTTGCTTGATGCTTGGGCTCCAATGGGGCCTAAGGGGGCTGTTAGAGACGAGGCCGGGAAGGTTTTGACCGCGAATTTGAAGGGTAGGCCAGCTTTTGAGGCGGACGATCAGTCTGCATTGATATACTTGTTGATTTCGAGGAAGGATGAGTGGATGGATAAGGTGTTTGTTGAGAATTCTTACTATTTGCACGGGTATTGGGCCGGGTTGGTGGATAGGTATGAGGAGATGATGGAGAAGTATCATCCGGGTTTGGGGGATGAGAGGTGGCCGTTTGTGACACATTTTGTGGGTTGTAAGCCTTGTGGGAGTTATGGGGATTACGCGGTGGAGAGGTGCTTGAGTAGTATGGAGAGGGCATACAATTTTGCAGATAATCAAGTGCTCAAGTTGTATGGTTTTAGGCATAGAGGTTTGTTGAGTCCTAAGATCAAGAGGATTAGGAATGAGACTACTACTCCTTTAGAGATTGTAGACCAGTTTGATATTCGGCGTTCAACGAATGGACACAGTTGA